One window from the genome of Paraclostridium sordellii encodes:
- a CDS encoding MutS-related protein, whose translation MDEIFKGLIAVGVILLVGILFSIYENRKRIKYLKLNIVSQYGKEIDLEDVNLKMQNVSSYFKNKNENKTIDDITWNDLSLDDVFKKINNTQSTAGQEVLYDILRNPLHNKDELSRRDNIIEFFRNNEKERQNIQLILGKLGKTDELYITNCLFNKSDNSKSKLLIYRILAWFPTISLIFLFLNPLFIVLTIGLVTLNVFISQRNKIENYDASGFSYMIKLINVANKIKENKIKELDENMKNIDLNLKNLKNIRRKSISTEQKSIMSDLDVFSEYANLAFLRELITYEKIKNTIIRNKEDLKEIYEYIGKIDALIAIASFRDSLEFYSKPILTKSNSKIDNHISFKDIYHPLIKNPVLNSRNFYKDVLLTGSNASGKSTFIKTIAINSILAQTIYTCLAHEYKSSYFNIYTSMALKDNIHNSESYYIVEIKSLKRILDSINDEIPCLCFVDEILRGTNTVERIASSSEVLNFIGNNNTLCFAATHDIELTYILKHIYDNYHFEETITDDDIKFDYKLHNGRAQTRNAIKLLGFMGYDKILVEKADKRAKTFLNSGVWESETVSI comes from the coding sequence ATGGATGAGATTTTCAAGGGATTAATAGCAGTAGGAGTAATATTATTAGTAGGTATTTTATTTTCAATTTACGAAAATAGAAAAAGAATAAAATATCTTAAATTAAATATAGTTAGTCAGTATGGGAAAGAAATTGATTTAGAAGATGTAAATTTAAAAATGCAAAATGTATCTAGCTATTTTAAAAATAAAAATGAAAATAAAACTATAGATGATATAACATGGAATGATTTAAGTTTAGATGATGTATTTAAGAAAATAAATAATACACAGAGTACAGCAGGACAAGAAGTCCTTTATGATATTCTTAGAAATCCATTACACAATAAAGATGAACTTTCAAGAAGAGATAATATTATAGAGTTTTTTAGGAACAATGAAAAAGAAAGACAAAATATACAATTAATATTAGGAAAACTAGGAAAGACAGATGAGCTATATATAACTAATTGTCTATTTAATAAATCTGATAATAGTAAGAGCAAATTATTAATATATAGGATATTGGCATGGTTTCCTACTATAAGTTTGATTTTTTTATTTCTAAATCCATTATTTATAGTTTTAACAATTGGGTTAGTAACTTTAAATGTGTTTATAAGCCAAAGAAATAAAATTGAAAATTATGATGCTAGTGGATTTAGTTATATGATAAAACTTATAAATGTAGCTAATAAAATAAAGGAAAATAAAATAAAAGAATTAGATGAAAATATGAAGAATATAGATTTAAATTTAAAAAATCTTAAAAATATAAGAAGAAAAAGCATTTCTACAGAGCAAAAATCTATAATGAGTGATTTAGATGTTTTTTCTGAATATGCTAATTTAGCTTTCTTAAGAGAACTCATTACTTATGAGAAAATAAAAAATACTATTATAAGAAATAAAGAAGATTTAAAGGAAATATATGAATACATAGGAAAAATAGACGCATTAATAGCAATAGCATCATTTAGAGATAGTCTTGAGTTTTACTCAAAACCTATACTTACAAAGTCAAACTCGAAAATAGATAACCATATTTCTTTTAAAGATATATATCACCCTCTTATAAAAAATCCAGTACTAAATAGCAGAAACTTTTATAAGGATGTATTGCTTACAGGATCTAATGCTTCTGGAAAATCAACATTTATAAAGACAATTGCAATAAATTCTATATTAGCTCAGACTATATATACTTGTTTAGCTCATGAATATAAATCTTCGTATTTTAATATATATACATCAATGGCTTTAAAAGATAATATACATAATAGTGAGAGTTACTATATAGTAGAAATAAAATCATTAAAAAGAATATTAGATAGTATAAATGATGAAATACCTTGTTTATGCTTTGTAGATGAAATACTTAGAGGTACAAATACTGTAGAACGTATAGCTTCTTCAAGTGAAGTTTTAAATTTTATAGGAAACAATAATACTCTATGCTTTGCTGCTACTCACGATATTGAACTTACTTATATTTTAAAACATATATATGATAATTATCACTTTGAAGAAACTATAACAGATGATGATATTAAGTTTGATTACAAGCTTCACAATGGTCGTGCTCAAACTAGAAATGCTATAAAACTATTAGGATTTATGGGGTATGATAAAATTTTAGTTGAAAAAGCAGATAAAAGAGCTAAAACATTTTTAAATTCAGGAGTATGGGAATCAGAAACAGTTAGTATCTAG